A single window of Modestobacter italicus DNA harbors:
- a CDS encoding SDR family NAD(P)-dependent oxidoreductase, whose protein sequence is MSPADLTGRRVLLTGASRGVGRAVAQRLVRAGADVVGTARDEQLLDEVARAATGGPGSFVPVVADLTDPATPGRLAEVVDQRWGALDVLVNNAGVMLARDERFEDEPAGTLEETLAVNLVAPHRLVLALLPALRAGKEPQVVHVSSGAGSVAGMAEPGIGSYRVSKYALNGLVLMQAAQLHGEVAVNALDPGWVRTGLGGEQAPGTVEESAFGAMALLAEPTSVTGRFFKDGIEIPF, encoded by the coding sequence ATGAGCCCCGCCGACCTGACCGGCCGCCGGGTGCTGCTGACCGGCGCCTCGCGCGGCGTCGGCCGGGCGGTCGCCCAACGGCTGGTCCGGGCCGGTGCGGACGTCGTCGGCACCGCCCGCGACGAGCAGCTGCTCGACGAGGTCGCCCGCGCCGCGACCGGCGGACCGGGCTCCTTCGTCCCGGTGGTCGCCGACCTGACCGACCCGGCGACCCCGGGGCGGCTGGCCGAGGTCGTCGACCAGCGGTGGGGCGCCCTCGACGTGCTCGTCAACAACGCCGGGGTGATGCTCGCCCGCGACGAGCGGTTCGAGGACGAGCCGGCCGGCACCCTCGAGGAGACCCTCGCGGTCAACCTGGTCGCCCCGCACCGGCTGGTGCTGGCCCTGCTCCCGGCGCTGCGGGCCGGCAAGGAGCCGCAGGTCGTGCACGTCAGCTCCGGCGCGGGTTCGGTCGCCGGCATGGCCGAACCCGGCATCGGCAGCTACCGGGTCAGCAAGTACGCGCTCAACGGGCTCGTGCTCATGCAGGCCGCGCAGCTGCACGGGGAGGTCGCGGTCAACGCCCTCGACCCGGGCTGGGTGCGCACCGGCCTGGGCGGCGAACAGGCGCCGGGCACGGTGGAGGAGAGCGCCTTCGGCGCGATGGCGCTGCTGGCCGAGCCGACCTCGGTGACCGGCCGGTTCTTCAAGGACGGCATCGAGATCCCCTTCTAG
- a CDS encoding GH1 family beta-glucosidase, producing MTSTDVRPDTATGLSFPPGFTFGAATASYQIEGAVDVDGRGPSIWDTFSHTPGRTHLGHTGDVAVEHYVRYPQDVALMKDLGLDAYRFSVAWPRVLPTGAGAVEQRGLDFYRRLTDELLEAGIAPWLTLYHWDLPQALQDRGGWADRDTALRFADYAGVVYDALGDRVPHWSTLNEPMCSSLLGYMAGQHAPGHQDAVEASRAVHHLLLGHGLATQVLRDKGADHLGITLNFTPMSPATDSPADVDAARRLDGQQNRMFLVPIVTGEYPADVAADLAAAGAPLPIEDGDLEVISTPLDWLGVNYYFRSVVQAVAEPTGKASPFIGAERVQDLEPAGPTTTMGWGINPEGFTELLLRLRDLAPGLPLFITENGSAWPDQVSADGAVHDPERVDYLLRHLAAMTEAIDAGADVRGYFAWSLLDNYEWARGYDQRFGLVHVDYETQVRTPKDSAHAYAEVLRQHRDGV from the coding sequence ATGACCTCCACCGACGTGCGCCCGGACACCGCCACCGGCCTGTCCTTCCCGCCCGGTTTCACCTTCGGCGCCGCCACCGCCAGCTACCAGATCGAGGGCGCGGTGGACGTCGACGGTCGCGGGCCCTCGATCTGGGACACCTTCAGCCACACCCCGGGCAGGACCCACCTGGGCCACACCGGCGACGTCGCCGTCGAGCACTACGTCCGGTACCCGCAGGACGTCGCGCTGATGAAGGACCTCGGTCTGGACGCCTACCGGTTCTCCGTCGCCTGGCCGCGGGTGCTCCCCACCGGCGCGGGCGCGGTCGAGCAGCGCGGGCTGGACTTCTACCGCCGGTTGACCGACGAGCTGCTCGAGGCGGGCATCGCCCCCTGGCTGACGCTGTACCACTGGGACCTGCCGCAGGCGCTGCAGGACCGCGGCGGGTGGGCCGACCGGGACACCGCGCTGCGCTTCGCCGACTACGCCGGGGTGGTTTACGACGCCCTCGGCGACCGGGTCCCGCACTGGTCGACGCTGAACGAGCCGATGTGCAGCTCGCTGCTCGGCTACATGGCCGGCCAGCACGCCCCCGGCCACCAGGACGCCGTCGAGGCCTCCCGCGCGGTGCACCACCTGCTGCTCGGGCACGGCCTGGCCACCCAGGTGCTGCGCGACAAGGGCGCGGACCACCTGGGCATCACGCTGAACTTCACGCCGATGTCGCCGGCCACCGACTCCCCCGCCGACGTCGACGCCGCCCGCCGCCTCGACGGGCAGCAGAACCGGATGTTCCTCGTCCCGATCGTCACCGGCGAGTACCCGGCCGACGTCGCCGCGGACCTGGCGGCGGCCGGCGCACCGCTGCCGATCGAGGACGGCGACCTGGAGGTCATCTCCACGCCGCTGGACTGGCTGGGGGTCAACTACTACTTCCGCTCCGTCGTGCAGGCCGTCGCCGAGCCCACCGGCAAGGCCAGCCCCTTCATCGGTGCCGAGCGGGTGCAGGACCTGGAGCCGGCGGGCCCGACCACCACCATGGGCTGGGGCATCAACCCCGAGGGCTTCACCGAGCTGCTCCTCCGGCTGCGCGACCTGGCGCCGGGCCTGCCGCTGTTCATCACCGAGAACGGCTCGGCCTGGCCGGACCAGGTCTCCGCGGACGGCGCGGTCCACGACCCGGAGCGGGTCGACTACCTGCTGCGCCACCTGGCCGCGATGACCGAGGCGATCGACGCCGGAGCCGACGTCCGGGGCTACTTCGCCTGGTCGCTGCTGGACAACTACGAGTGGGCCCGCGGCTACGACCAGCGCTTCGGCCTGGTGCACGTGGACTACGAGACCCAGGTGCGGACGCCGAAGGACAGCGCTCACGCCTACGCCGAGGTGCTCCGCCAGCACCGGGACGGCGTATGA
- a CDS encoding ABC transporter ATP-binding protein, giving the protein MATVTFDQATRIYPKAEKPAVDALDLEIADGEFLVLVGPSGCGKSTSLRMLAGLEEVDAGSVLIGDRDVTDRPPKDRDIAMVFQNYALYPHMTVGENMGFALKLAGVDKAERARRVAEAAKILDLSDYLDRRPKALSGGQRQRVAMGRAIVRSPQVFLMDEPLSNLDAKLRVQTRTQIAALVKRLGTTTVYVTHDQVEAMTMGDRVAVLKDGVLQQCDTPGALYDRPANVFVAGFIGSPAMNLVTGTAVEGGVRVGGAVLPVPREQLARAAAGNGQVTVGFRPEAMHLVGPGQGVPVLVNVVEQLGSDAFLYTKLAGEDTDDVLHPSDVVIRTEPRSAPAMGEKLWLGVREGALHVFDAASQQRLE; this is encoded by the coding sequence ATGGCCACCGTGACCTTCGACCAGGCCACCCGGATCTACCCCAAGGCCGAGAAGCCGGCGGTCGACGCCCTGGACCTGGAGATCGCCGACGGCGAGTTCCTCGTCCTCGTCGGCCCCTCGGGCTGCGGCAAGTCCACCTCGCTGCGGATGCTCGCCGGGCTGGAGGAGGTGGACGCCGGCTCCGTGCTCATCGGTGACCGCGACGTCACCGACCGCCCGCCGAAGGACCGGGACATCGCCATGGTGTTCCAGAACTACGCCCTCTACCCGCACATGACCGTCGGGGAGAACATGGGCTTCGCGCTGAAGCTCGCCGGGGTGGACAAGGCCGAGCGGGCCCGCCGGGTCGCCGAGGCCGCGAAGATCCTCGACCTGTCCGACTACCTGGACCGCCGCCCCAAGGCGCTGTCCGGCGGCCAGCGCCAGCGGGTCGCGATGGGCCGGGCGATCGTGCGCTCGCCGCAGGTCTTCCTGATGGACGAGCCGCTGTCCAACCTCGACGCCAAGCTCCGCGTGCAGACCCGGACCCAGATCGCCGCACTGGTGAAGCGGCTGGGCACCACCACCGTGTACGTCACCCACGACCAGGTCGAGGCGATGACCATGGGCGACCGGGTGGCCGTGCTCAAGGACGGCGTCCTGCAGCAGTGCGACACCCCCGGTGCGCTCTACGACCGCCCGGCCAACGTGTTCGTCGCCGGCTTCATCGGCTCCCCGGCGATGAACCTGGTCACCGGCACCGCCGTCGAGGGCGGGGTCCGGGTCGGCGGCGCGGTGCTGCCCGTGCCGCGCGAGCAGCTCGCCCGCGCCGCGGCCGGCAACGGGCAGGTCACCGTCGGCTTCCGGCCCGAGGCCATGCACCTGGTCGGCCCCGGCCAGGGCGTGCCGGTGCTGGTGAACGTCGTGGAGCAGCTCGGCTCGGACGCGTTCCTGTACACGAAGCTGGCCGGCGAGGACACCGACGACGTCCTGCACCCCTCCGACGTCGTCATCCGCACCGAGCCCCGGTCCGCCCCGGCCATGGGCGAGAAGCTCTGGCTGGGTGTCCGCGAGGGCGCCCTGCACGTCTTCGACGCCGCCAGCCAGCAGCGCTTGGAGTAG
- a CDS encoding carbohydrate ABC transporter permease, translating into MATLALPGTETTAVRPVDKPERRGGKSGRAGKAGPVTYTLLTLTALVSIFPLYWTVVAGSHTNAEIAATPPPFLPNASLFDNFRAALDQAPIGKAILNSVLVSGSITIGTVLFCTLAGFAFAKLQFRGKGLLLALVIGTMMVPTQLSVIPLFMMIADLQWVNQLQAVVLPTLVSAFGVFFMRQYLISALPNELLEAGRVDGASTFRIFWSIVVPVARPAMAVLAMLTFLTAWNEFFWPLIALTNANPTVQVALAGLGSGYVPQRSVIMAGTLLGTLPVLIVFTILGKQIVGGIMQGAVKG; encoded by the coding sequence ATGGCGACCCTCGCACTCCCCGGCACCGAGACCACCGCGGTCCGCCCGGTCGACAAGCCCGAGCGCCGCGGCGGCAAGAGCGGCCGGGCCGGCAAGGCCGGCCCGGTCACCTACACCCTGCTGACCCTCACCGCGCTGGTGTCGATCTTCCCGCTGTACTGGACCGTCGTCGCGGGCTCGCACACCAACGCCGAGATCGCGGCCACCCCGCCGCCCTTCCTGCCGAACGCGAGCCTGTTCGACAACTTCCGGGCGGCGCTGGACCAGGCGCCGATCGGCAAGGCGATCCTGAACTCGGTGCTGGTCTCCGGCAGCATCACGATCGGCACGGTGCTGTTCTGCACGCTGGCCGGGTTCGCCTTCGCCAAGCTGCAGTTCCGCGGCAAGGGGCTGCTGCTGGCGCTGGTGATCGGCACGATGATGGTGCCCACCCAGCTCTCGGTGATCCCGTTGTTCATGATGATCGCCGACCTGCAGTGGGTGAACCAGCTGCAGGCGGTCGTCCTCCCGACGCTGGTCAGCGCCTTCGGCGTCTTCTTCATGCGGCAGTACCTCATCTCGGCGCTGCCGAACGAGCTGCTCGAGGCCGGCCGCGTCGACGGCGCGTCGACCTTCCGCATCTTCTGGTCGATCGTCGTCCCGGTGGCCCGGCCGGCCATGGCCGTGCTGGCCATGCTGACCTTCCTCACCGCCTGGAACGAGTTCTTCTGGCCGCTCATCGCGCTGACCAACGCCAACCCGACCGTGCAGGTCGCGCTGGCCGGGCTCGGCTCCGGCTACGTCCCGCAGCGCTCGGTGATCATGGCCGGCACCCTGCTGGGCACCCTGCCCGTCCTCATCGTCTTCACGATCCTGGGCAAGCAGATCGTCGGCGGCATCATGCAGGGCGCGGTGAAGGGATGA
- a CDS encoding carbohydrate ABC transporter permease, with protein sequence MTIASQSSPEAMTASPPAAAPATPDRTPARRRTTLTRNRWGYAYVAPFFLVFGAFSLYPFVYTAWVSLHRTSLSDIDGGTWVGLENYRNLLQSEFFWNAARNTLTIGILATVPQLCLALGLAHLLNYKLRNRTFFRTVMLMPYATSIAAATLVFAQLFGRDYGLINTLLESVGLNGIDWEGGTWSSQIAIAVIVTWRWTGYNALIYLAAMQSIPGELYEAAEIDGASRWKQFLNVTIPSLRPTILFTIVVSTIGAVQLFGEPLLFSGNGTTSGGASGQYQTLGLLMYQQGWSNFHIGQAATTAWAMFMIILVIVGVNALIGRLRSRADR encoded by the coding sequence ATGACCATCGCGAGCCAGAGCTCCCCCGAGGCGATGACCGCCTCGCCCCCGGCCGCCGCGCCGGCCACCCCCGACCGGACGCCGGCCCGCCGCCGGACGACCCTCACCCGCAACCGCTGGGGCTACGCCTACGTCGCCCCGTTCTTCCTGGTCTTCGGGGCCTTCAGCCTCTACCCGTTCGTCTACACCGCCTGGGTGTCGCTGCACCGCACCAGCCTGTCCGACATCGACGGCGGCACCTGGGTCGGCCTGGAGAACTACCGCAACCTGCTGCAGAGCGAGTTCTTCTGGAACGCGGCGCGCAACACCCTGACGATCGGCATCCTGGCCACCGTCCCCCAGCTGTGCCTGGCCCTGGGGCTGGCGCACCTGCTCAACTACAAGCTGCGGAACCGCACCTTCTTCCGCACCGTGATGCTGATGCCCTACGCCACCAGCATCGCCGCCGCGACCCTGGTGTTCGCCCAGCTCTTCGGCCGCGACTACGGCCTGATCAACACCCTGCTGGAGAGCGTCGGGCTGAACGGGATCGACTGGGAGGGCGGCACCTGGAGCAGCCAGATCGCCATCGCGGTGATCGTCACCTGGCGCTGGACCGGCTACAACGCGCTGATCTACCTGGCCGCGATGCAGTCCATCCCCGGCGAGCTCTACGAGGCGGCCGAGATCGACGGCGCCAGCCGGTGGAAGCAGTTCCTCAACGTCACGATCCCGTCGCTGCGCCCGACCATCCTGTTCACCATCGTGGTCTCGACGATCGGCGCGGTGCAGCTGTTCGGTGAGCCGCTGCTGTTCTCCGGCAACGGGACGACGTCCGGCGGCGCCTCCGGGCAGTACCAGACCCTCGGCCTGCTGATGTACCAGCAGGGCTGGAGCAACTTCCACATCGGTCAGGCGGCCACCACCGCCTGGGCGATGTTCATGATCATCCTGGTGATCGTGGGGGTCAACGCCCTCATCGGCCGCCTCCGCAGCCGAGCCGACCGGTAG
- a CDS encoding extracellular solute-binding protein, producing MRGKATLGAALAAVLLTAGCGGSDDSADAAAASYDPDAPVTLTVGTFGTMDFDNAGLYDEYMKLHPNVTIKQNNIAQSAAYYKSLQTRLAAGSGLDDIQALEIGFIADVVQNQADAFVDFAAEDNGDELKANFYDWKWGQASTEDGKTVGLGTDSGPQAMCYRKDLFGQAGLPTDREQVGQLWSSWDQYLDVARQYKTATGKPFVDSPASVFSSSVYQGDEAYNDEDGNPIPEESTGVKTAWGLASQAASEGLTANLKQFGDEWNAAFSNGAFATIACPAWMLGYINSQMGDAGTGLWDIAPLPGASESASNWGGSFLSVPAEGKNVEAAKDLAEWLTAPEQQITLFTETAHFPSSPTAAEDPAVVDATNAYFSEAPTGQIFGQAAENIKRTPIGPYDTQIQDAFTTALTDVAANGTDPDEAFDNAVKAANQAIGG from the coding sequence ATGAGGGGCAAGGCGACGCTCGGCGCCGCCCTGGCCGCCGTCCTGCTGACCGCCGGCTGCGGCGGCTCGGACGACAGCGCCGACGCGGCAGCTGCCAGCTACGACCCCGACGCTCCGGTCACCCTGACCGTCGGCACGTTCGGCACCATGGACTTCGACAACGCCGGGCTCTACGACGAGTACATGAAGCTCCACCCGAACGTCACCATCAAGCAGAACAACATCGCCCAGTCCGCGGCGTACTACAAGTCGCTGCAGACCCGGCTCGCCGCCGGGTCCGGCCTCGACGACATCCAGGCGCTGGAGATCGGCTTCATCGCCGACGTCGTGCAGAACCAGGCCGACGCCTTCGTCGACTTCGCCGCCGAGGACAACGGCGACGAGCTGAAGGCGAACTTCTACGACTGGAAGTGGGGCCAGGCCTCCACCGAGGACGGCAAGACCGTCGGTCTCGGCACCGACTCCGGTCCGCAGGCCATGTGCTACCGCAAGGACCTCTTCGGGCAGGCCGGGCTGCCCACCGACCGCGAGCAGGTCGGGCAGCTGTGGAGCAGCTGGGACCAGTACCTGGACGTCGCCCGGCAGTACAAGACGGCCACCGGCAAGCCGTTCGTCGACAGCCCGGCCAGCGTCTTCTCCTCCTCGGTCTACCAGGGCGACGAGGCCTACAACGACGAGGACGGCAACCCGATCCCGGAGGAGAGCACCGGGGTCAAGACCGCCTGGGGGCTGGCCAGCCAGGCCGCCTCGGAGGGGCTGACCGCCAACCTCAAGCAGTTCGGTGACGAGTGGAACGCGGCGTTCTCCAACGGCGCCTTCGCCACCATCGCCTGCCCGGCGTGGATGCTCGGCTACATCAACTCGCAGATGGGCGACGCCGGTACGGGCCTGTGGGACATCGCCCCGCTCCCCGGTGCCAGCGAGAGCGCCAGCAACTGGGGCGGCTCGTTCCTGAGCGTGCCGGCCGAGGGCAAGAACGTCGAGGCCGCCAAGGACCTGGCCGAGTGGCTGACCGCCCCCGAGCAGCAGATCACGCTGTTCACCGAGACGGCGCACTTCCCGTCCAGCCCGACGGCCGCCGAGGACCCCGCGGTCGTCGACGCCACCAACGCGTACTTCAGCGAGGCGCCGACCGGGCAGATCTTCGGGCAGGCCGCCGAGAACATCAAGCGGACGCCGATCGGCCCCTACGACACGCAGATCCAGGACGCGTTCACCACGGCGCTGACCGACGTCGCCGCCAACGGGACCGACCCCGACGAGGCGTTCGACAACGCGGTGAAGGCCGCCAACCAGGCGATCGGCGGCTGA